The window atgtatcatatatatatatgtgcatggAAAAAATGATtcgtataataataataataatttgtgacTAGGCTTTCAGATAAATGTGGTGGagtgaaaagtacaatattaaagtacagtacttgtaATATAGCATTTATAAGCTGTATATAaccagttaataaatggtttataacacactataatgtagttgtaagcgacagatgatgaatgacaatatagtaaaacacagttgtaataatataaaatgtcttgaTTGGAGAAGTTAATAcatgtacattaataaacacttaaaaatgtccttaaatcTGTTTACAACTACcgtacattatagtgtgttataaaccttttatgaaatgttaatattctgcttataaatgctaaatatggcGACCTACTGCCGTTTTTTTATATGgctttaattttctgtcttgaGTGTTTCAACTGACATTTTGCAGACTGTCAGCTGACACATTATGAAAATAGTAGCTCTGATTATtctgtattcatgtttttaccCTCTTTGCTTATTAACAGTATGTCCTGCTATGGCAGCTGCTGGGAGTCAACGTTTTATTAGTCCCATTAAAGGACAATGCTGTTGATGTAAGGAGAATTTACACTCTGCTTTAAATACAGTTAGTTCTACAGTATAGTGTCAGTGTCAGTaactcttttatttatttaccttctGGTCTGTCAACACGTTGTTGCTCTGAAGTGGGGGCAGGTGGCTGTTGAGCAAGGCAGCGCCGGGTCTGTCGTGCTCACAGAAGATTGTACCGTTGATGTAATGGAAGCGATCGCCGGGCATCAGTCTGTTTCTACAGGTGGCACAGCTGAAACACTGCAGGGAGCAGCGACACAATGGCTCAGACACGGAAGTGGAACAAATCACTAAAGCACATTAATATACAATGGACATTGTATCAGCTTCAATGAACCTCTGTAACAATTGATAGAAACTGATCCCTGATCTAAAGgttgaataataatttaaatatgaaacattacAGTTGAATCTGTACCATTAAAGCTCGTAAAAGACGTCTCAAGCAAAGTTTGAAAGTGTGTTtgaggatggaaaaaaaaattcctttCTCTCCTGATACTGTGGGGACACATCTTCCCGTCTCGCTGTCTCTCTCCACCAAATCCCAGATGTTTCTGTCAAACAAGCAGTGGGAGATAGAGCGCGCTGATGTGAGAGCTGGGGATTTACCTTGAGGTGATAAACATTTCCCTGTGCCCTCATCACCATTTCGTTGGCTGGGATCGACTGGCCGCAGGCGCTGCACGCCCCGCTGTGCCCGAACAGtctgcaaacacaaaaacacagattgcTCAGTCTGTACAGCTTCCAAAAATCTAAAAGCAGCCGCTTCCTCTTCTGCTGCTCCTTCCTCTCCGCGCAGGACCTCACCTGATGTAGTCGCTCCGACACAAAATCATGCCCCCTTTGCTGTAGCAGGTGGTGCCAATGTCCCCCAGCTGGGCTTGGCAGCAAGAGCACTTGAGGCAGCGAGTGTGCCAGTAGCGCTCCATGGAGAAGAGCAGGAAGCGGTCGGCGATCTTCCCCCCACATCCTGCACACGACCTGGGGGCCGGCGGTACGCCTGACGCTTGGCTGTTCACCATACTGATGTGGGCCCTCAGCGGCTCCTGGGCACACAAGAGAGAGGTACGGAAGATGAGACAGGTGTAACAGCTAAACCCATTTATTTGACTTTTACTTATCTCCTTATTAGGACAACATGTTAATTCCTTTTAGGTCATTTGCAAAAAAAGGGGTCATTAAAGAGGATCTGTTTCCACTTGTGGATGATCACCTCACAGTAATTACATGAGGTTTTAACACTACATACACCACATCAGCCATTCCCACTCACTCTGACACAAATCTACACAAGACTTCACATAACAAGCTCACTATGACCTCAACACTAAAATACACACCAGTCTAAGCAAAATATGATTCTCTTATTTCACTGATACTACTCTGTATATCCATGTATGCAGCAcgtgaaatgtaaaatatattagaaTGTTCTTTATCCTTCAGCTTCAATAAATCAAAAGTAATGCTATTACTGGTATGACCAGCAGACTGGGAGGAATGGGCAGGCAGGCATTAACAGTATGTCAGCGGTGGACTTTGACGTGAAGAAGGGAAAGTCACCAAATGGGACTTTTGGAAGAGTGCCCGTTTGAAGACTAAACGTATTAATGGAAGCATTATAAAAGTATTTCCTTTAACGTTTATTGTATTTAACTTTACATAAtatggaaaatatgttttatcttGACAGAAACGTTGTTTACAATCATAAGATGCGAGCTTACAGGAAAGCAAAGCTTTATTCAGGAcgggaaaagaggaaaagaagaagagacatgTTACCTTGTCGAGCCGAAGCTTTTCCTCCTGCGTTCAAGTTTGAGacggtgagaaaaaaaaaattatcacaATAAGCTCGACACAGCGCACTTAGACTAGACACGTTGTGGTCTCCATAGCTTTCCAGAAAAAAGGCAAAGCAACACAACATGAAGCCCGGGACGGCACGGTGACGGTAATAGTTGAGCAAACTCTCCCCGACATCCAGCTCCGCTGATGAATGGTTACATGTAGCCGTGAGGAGGAGACATGACgcagctcctcttcctctcctctctgttacAGCTGTCTGTCTATCAACATGCCTGCCTTCATCTGTATCAGCGACACTATTCATCAAATTGCGCAAGGAGCTATTTAAATTACCTAGAGGGGACGCAGCCGACATGACGCGCGCAGCAGCCAATAGGAGAGCAGTGGGCGTGGCCGCAGTCACAATGATTTATGAGTTTATAGTGGCTTATTAATATGCATATTCTCCCCGCAGGCCTTCACACAGTATGTGCGGGATTTACATGGAAACAGCTATAACAATAGTTATAGTTTACCTCTATGAAGGCCTCTTTGAACACATTAGATTTACATAAAGGATGCATCAGGAATAAGTTatgaaaaagtacattttcataaatgtgcagtattattcaaagcaaatcaaattatttaaatcatttcCTCATAGAcatataaatagataaatatttttacaaagaACATAAAGCTAAATTTGTATTTCTTAACCACAAATGTAAAGTATATCACGTGATTAGTGATATTTTTAGAAACATGTTATTAAAGGTAGTGAAATGTATCCATTCACAAGTCCAGCACATCgtaaaaatgattttatgcCTTACTGTCAGATTAAAACAGTCTTAGACTTTAGTGTTATCCAGTAGAGCTTATGGAAAgtattatattttgttattatttcttttccttttttttaatgctgccTTTCAAATGCCAGACATTATACAGTATAGCCAAACAGTCTACTCATAGCCACATAATCATAATTACATACATTCTTAATAAATGCAATGTACGAATTATGATGTGGaaacatttgatattttttctaTTCCCCTGCACCCAACCAAcatggaggtcagaggtcagtccTAACAACTCCAGCACTGGGGAGATCAGTCAGTACACCAGTCTGCCTCCCTGCTGTACTTCCAGTAGAGTTCCAGTAGAGGACAGCATCCTATCATGTTGCGAGGAGAAGACATTGGCAGGTTTGTAATGCACATCCTGATATATGGAGGTTAAATATGTTGGAACGACTAAAAAACAGAGCAGGAACAGCATGCACTGACTGATGATTATTTCCCCCTCAAAAAagtacttatttttttattttcccagtataaatatatatactataGACTCTTCAACACACACGTATTTAAATGAACTCTGGTGAAAGTTGAATGTTTCagcaatcattttattttatgttttgtttagtcTTTTGTTGTGTTCTAAAACTTGTTTAGAAAAGTACTACATGTCCATGATATTAACTGTAACATGACGTTGAAACTTCttgagaataataataatgatcagtAAAATGTGTGAGAATGTAGTGTGTGTCTTTCTGAGGCCACTAAAGGACAATGGTCATTTCTGTTGGTTCATGTATGAATTCCTCAGTTTGATCTGATAAATTTATTGTGAAAGTTGTCACCAGGAATGACTTGacaaatgtataattttaatattcaaattaatattaatattaatattaattacaGTGTTCAAAGTGGTGTTACATTTCTCATTCTGACCACTAGAGGGTGATGAATGAACTAACACTTCtgattaaaaattcaaataaaacaaagagcCATGTTTCTTAGACTCTATCCATCACCAAGTATCACTCAGTAAATGCAGTGAGGTGCATCTCATGCCACTGACATGCCTAACAAAggctaaaatataaaaagctttaAACATTGTTTATTCCTATCCTAAAGCCCATAAGTGTGTGATTTAATGTCATTACAGCATGTTTCAATCTTGTCTAATGGCATGAATTTGTAGAAAACAGCCCTTGTGAAAATTGGTGTAGTCTACGGTTTGTTTCCAGCTCATTCACGGGGGCAGCGTCTCCACAGACATGCCCGGGGACACACAGACGCTGCCCCTCTGTGTTTTTTGATGATACCTCCAGGAGTCTCCCAAATTTCAGGTCTTGCACATGAGGCTTACAGGGGGATTACATGATAGATCAAATGGTATTTGCAGAGCAGTAGTACTAAAAGTACCTTTCAAAGCAATGGTTAGAAATTGCTATACAAAAAAGagatatacattttaaaaaaaaatatataaagccATTATTTTGGAAATATGACCATGAAAACAAATCTTGACAAATGTCTCTGAGCACATTCACCATTAGTCTTTACATGACTGTCATAGCAGTTTTCAGAGTTCCACGTGGTAGTTTCACAATGGGACAGCAGCTGTTTTAAATACAGAGAGACCTGTGCCTGACAGGGATCAGAGGAGAACCAGTatgatgtcttgttttttgtaaaGCTTCTCACTGCAATATTCTACACTGGCTGAAGCTGAACTAGCACGGATTGGCTGATGCAAATGAGCAAGGTGttacattattatcattacagCCATCATATACTGCAATAAAGTCATGATTACGTTAGCCAAATCCAAAGGAAGGCAATGTTTTCTGCATCCATCCATGTcttgaatgaaatgaaacaagacCGAAGCAGTTATTTACATGGTGTTCATCAGTCAACAAATGGTGGATTTGACATTTGAAGTGTGTGGACTTTTAAATAACAACTCTACTGTTGACGTGAGGATGACTGCAGACACATGTGAGCTATATCCGGAACACATTGTGTTGTTCTCGCTTCCTATCACCTTCCGGCTGTGGACTGCAGGGTCCTCTGGCcaaaaagttgaacctggctcaacttttgcctCAATGCAATGCAACTTCATCCAGAACAGTGTGCCGGCTAATCAAATATGTGCAAGTGCAAATTCctattacattactgtaaagtGAATTGTATTATTCTACTATTTACCTGATAATCGTCAGATGAAATGGTTGTTGCCATGATAACTCCAAAATGCTGTGCATTATTTTAGTATCTGACTGGCCTTCAAACCCAGTTTCTCATATTGGACTTTCCGGATCTAATATCTTTTAGCAACACTGCAGTAACATGCTCACACCAATGCAGGCCTAACtgtattttctctattttctaaATAGTGCCATTTTCAGTCCGAACACCCTCTAACACATGGGAGGTTCAAGAGCTCTTGCTGGCTTCCCACCTACAAACACAACGTGTTTACTAGAACATGACCAAGCTGGAGCTACCGCTACCTAGAATTGCACCCCAGGTCCTTTAGACATTGATAtttagtcatgctagcagcatcACAtccacattcatgttccccagacgatgaatcctaatgactttggtgatcttaTGACTTTCTCTCTAGCGCCAAAAGCAAACTTTTCacttattcagtgaaatatctcaacatctacttggtttggttcagacatttatggttcccagatgattAATCTGACTTTGacaatgactttggtgatctttTTCTCGATgttcaccatgaggttgacatctACTTgaaaactattggatggattctCATATAATTTGGTACAGGCATTCATTTGAGAAACCTGGATATGCTAGCAGGAGAACTCCAATAGAAACCAGGATACTGTGGTATGTAAACACCTGATCCAGGTTTCTTAAACATTTTGTGTTGGTAGAGAAATGAGATGTTGAGGAATCAAGACACGACTGGCCATagatgatcagaaacctggatactgTCAGAATCATATGAATAACAAGGTTTCTCATGTTCCATGTAAACGTCATATCCAAACTAAGATCAAAAAAGATCTCAAAACTGGGATACTAATGTGCATGTTAACATGGCAAACAATATTTTTTGActagttttattaattttttagcattatttattattacctttattattattatgattattatgattattattattatttttggggAGAGGTGGCTGAAGACACTTTTTGCGCTGTCTGAGTGTCTTTGCTCTTAAGGGATTGAATGGGAGGTTGCTTTTGTGGACTCATGTGGCGCATGAATGAGAtgtgttcttttgtttgttttttgtttgtcttcttaTGAACTGGACataagtcaatttttatttcaatttatgaTTTTTTGATTATAATGACTCATATGTGTAGCTCCCTCTGCCGGGATGAACTTGTTGTGTCGGTTGTGGATGTCTATAATCAAGTCCACCTGTTGTGGATTGTGTTGATCGCCGGTATACACGCTGAGGAAGGGCGCCTGGCCCGAAACGTCCGTGTGacaattcaaattaaaatcagTTGACCAGGTGTGCTGTCCTAATTCCCTTCTTTAAACAATAGTAAGAGACGtcatcaaaatgacaaattatgtGGAGCAAGGGGACGAGAGGATTGGACCAAGAATTAATTCCAGGGGCCAACACTGTAGCAGCTGCAGTAGTGAGTCATTGCATGGAAAACTGTTAGGTTTCATGGAAAACTTAGcagtttaaaggaaaaacaaggtGGTATAAAACTATCAATATTGTTTTCAGTGGCTTAAGAGACTAACTCAAGTGTACTTATAATAAtgtagtaaaataaaattaaataattgaattacaatttttatatttaaactgttttctgCTTAACTATAGTCATTTTCTCATGTCTGTTCTGACCATTTCTCACATTCAAGTGAGGTAACACTCAGTAAATATTGCATAAATCtcagacttttttgtttttaggagCGCAATGCTTCCCTCTTCACAGTTCTTCAAATGTgttaatcaaattttaaaaagaacataTTTTGGTTGTATTTCTGCACCAAAATACTGTGCTGTTCCTTTAGGTGAAATCACTAAGAGGAAATGACATCATTTAAGAGTTTGAAGAAGACAAATTTAAATGTTGGTGACTTTTGATTTTCCTTCAGAACATTTTTTggtacatttttctttcaaaacccTCTTTGTCAAGCATAACATATCCACCTCATCACTCACAAAACATGAGGAAAACAGAGAATTTTAGCCATATTACTTTGAATCTTTCCACCCCGTCACAGGCTTTAGCATAaaattaaatagatttttaaaaaatagtgtCTGACCATGCAAGATATGTTTTATTGCAGGTCTACCATattcatacacatatacatgtatatacaaaATTCTACATTTGGTTATGTtcaaaaatcttaaaattgCAAGGTCTAAACTGAACAGTTTCCATGGAATGACCCAGTAGTGGTGATAGTAGCAGTAGAGGTAGAATGGTTGTAGGTTTAATAGCGGGAGTCCTTTGAATCAGTGTTGACGTCACACTGTTTACTCGACTGTGAACTCTCCGT is drawn from Thunnus albacares chromosome 2, fThuAlb1.1, whole genome shotgun sequence and contains these coding sequences:
- the LOC122989773 gene encoding LIM domain transcription factor LMO4-B-like — its product is MVNSQASGVPPAPRSCAGCGGKIADRFLLFSMERYWHTRCLKCSCCQAQLGDIGTTCYSKGGMILCRSDYIRLFGHSGACSACGQSIPANEMVMRAQGNVYHLKCFSCATCRNRLMPGDRFHYINGTIFCEHDRPGAALLNSHLPPLQSNNVLTDQKVC